The following proteins come from a genomic window of Amphiura filiformis chromosome 16, Afil_fr2py, whole genome shotgun sequence:
- the LOC140135588 gene encoding uncharacterized protein yields the protein MSHEQAGPSEEQENRPVSGPTTTITKEVISSTINEAVGGLKSYFEGAINNIKRDSEKKYTATSSEFEKFKKSSELQLKGNQAQFQFNQGVVSKLQAAVCAFQEGEVREGKDTVEEVIEEVQKRNKLIRIADKSDAGWKAVDEYLRDDIADDSDDEKKIRQAQARASRKRKVTARPNPKRGRYNRDFSMAGSVGSHDLFVAIKRGIDRNLGVQETRHGTPEAGQNRPITVSAVDNWGIGGETAQPEQVQQTQTKKVPPGASGSNYVESDNCSTQSRVGEETVTKSSMDGVTKPDGVHSSLLIAGSEFNADIARWLRTQMQVRQVLVLGQKISWYFIETGQWNRAEKFHLERDQVFILSCASICP from the exons ATGTCGCACGAACAAGCGGGGCCAAGCGAAGAGCAGGAGAATAGGCCAGTTTCTGGtcctactactactattactaagGAAGTTATAAGTTCAACCATTAATGAGGCCGTAGGAGGCCTGAAGTCATATTTCGAAGGTGCGATAAATAATATAAAGAGAGATAGCGAGAAAAAGTATACAGCAACCTCCTCAGAATTCGAGAAATTCAAAAAGTCATCCGAATTACAATTAAAAGGAAACCAGGCGCAATTTCAGTTCAATCAGGGCGTTGTGAGCAAACTACAGGCGGCAGTGTGTGCTTTTCAAGAAGGAGAAGTTAGGGAAGGGAAAGATACGGTGGAAGAAGTGATAGAAGAGGTACAGAAACGCAACAAATTAATACGGATAGCAGATAAAAGTGATGCAG GCTGGAAAGCGGTTGACGAGTATTTACGGGATGACATTGCAGACGACTCAGACGATGAAAAGAAAATTCGTCAAGCGCAGGCGAGAGCCTCGAGAAAAAGAAAGGTGACCGCCCGTCCAAATCCTAAGCGAGGTCGGTATAACCGTGATTTCAGCATGGCTGGTAGTGTTGGGTCTCATGATCTTTTCGTGGCTATCAAGCGAGGTATCGATCGGAATTTGGGAGTTCAGGAAACCAGACATGGTACCCCAGAAGCGGGCCAAAATCGTCCGATTACTGTTTCAGCTGTGGACAACTGGGGCATTGGAGGCGAAACTGCCCAGCCAGAGCAAGTTCAGCAAACACAAACAAAGAAAGTTCCACCGGGAGCCAGTGGAAGTAATTATGTGGAATCAG ATAATTGTTCTACCCAGTCGAGGGTTGGAGAGGAGACTGTCACAAAGAGCTCCATGGATGGTGTCACAAAGCCGGATGGTGTTCACAGTTCCTTGCTTATAGCAGGTTCAGAATTTAATGCAGACATTGCACG GTGGTTGCGTACACAGATGCAAGTAAGACAGGTGCTGGTGCTTGGACAGAAGATCAGTTGGTATTTCATAGAAACTGGACAGTGGAACAGAGCGGAAAAGTTCCACTTGGAGAGAGATCAAGTCTTTATACTTAGCTGTGCAAGCATTTGCCCCTAA